TTCGCCTACTCTCGGAGGTCACGCGCCGACACAGATTCAAAGCGCCCTCGGCATTGCTTTAGCTAATGGGGATAGTAATAAGTTGGTGGGCGCTTTTGGTTCGTTTGGTTGGAGTGGGGAAGCCATCGATTTATTAGAAAATAAGTTTCGAGATGGTGGTTATCGTTTCGGTTTTGATACTATTCGAGTTAAATTTAAGCCCACTGAGGCGGTATTAAAAACCTGTGAGGAAGCCGGTACAGATTTTGCCCAAGCCTTGAAAAAACGCAAAAAAGCCCTCAAACCGAAAGAGTCTGCCGTAAATACCCTCGCCGCGCGTACGGAACAAGCCATCGGGCGCTTGGTTGGTTCGTTATGTGTTGTCACCACTACTCGGCAAGAGGTGAAGGGCGCTATGGTGGCTTCTTGGGTATCTCAAGCGACTTTTAACCCTCCCGGTTTAACGGTGGCGGTGGCAAAGGAAAGGGCTATCGAATCGTTATTGCCCATCGGTAGTTATTTTGCCCTCAATATTTTGGAGGAAGGGAAGCATATTGAGTTAATGAAGCATTTTCTTAAACCTTTTGCACCGGGGGAAGATCGTTTTGTTAATGTAGAACATGATATTGCCGATAATGGTAGTCCCATTTTAAATCAGGCTCTGGCTTATGTGGAATGTGAAGTGAAAAACCGTTTAGAATGTGGCGATCATTGGGTTTTGTATGGGGTGGCGCGCGCTGGTAAACTATTAAAAGATGATGGTATTACCGCGGTGCATTACCGTAAATCTGGTACACACTATTAATAACAATTGATAATAGACAATTTAGAATTTACGCACTGATTATTAAATAAACATCTATAACAATAAGAATTTTTGCACCGTGAAACAGGCATCTTACTTCTATTTCTGGAGAAGTCTAATATCAAGTTCGCTTAAATAGTTACAATTAAATTCTTGCACAACGCTAAGAAAATCAACATTTCTATTTATAAGTGATCATCCGAACTTGATATAATATGCTTTTCTTTTATGCAATTAAAACATAAGATTACAGGTACTACACGAGGATAGTAAAACTTCAAAATTGTCAATTTTAGCAATTTTTATCCTTATGAAGTACAATCAGTTTAGATTTTAATTGAAACTAATGTAAACAAAGATGAAATCATACTCTGTTGAGCTTAGACAAAAAATAATTGATGTTTATTTACAAAATAAAGTCTCCATCAGAACATTAGCACAAAGATTCTCCGTGGCAAAAAGTTTTGTTCAAAAGATTATTAAACAATATAAAAATACTGGTGATATTTCCCCTCTGAAGAGAGGAGGGGCAAGTCAATGTAAAATTAAAGATAACAACTTATTAGTTTTAGAAAATATCATCAAGAATCATAATGATTATACATTAATAGAACTTTGTGAATTATTTACTTTAGAAAATAGAATTAAGCAATATTTATGGAGCGGTAAATGGATTAACTTTTGAGGCTTTTATAGTGAGAAAATTAGTACCAAAATTATGGAAAGGAGCTTGTGTAGTAATGGATAACGCCAAAATTAATTTAGGGAAAAGTATTAGAGAAGAAATAGAAAAAGTCGGAGCAAAATTAATATATTTATCACCCTATTCACCAGATTTTTTACCCATAGAGAATTTTTGGTCAAAGAAAAAGTAAGTAAAAACGATATTCATGGTTGGTTTACTCATTGCTGTTGCTATACCTCATAACGATAAAAAAACGCTATATATAAATAACTACAGAATCATTATAATTATGTCCTTAATAGCAGTGATTAACCGCTCTAATTTTCTAATTAGGGGTTGCTGAAAAGATGGGAAGTGAGAAGTGGGTAGTAAAAAAGTTTATAAATTCTGTCAAATTTTACGACAAGGGGCTTAAGCCCCTTATTAGAACACAAATACTAAGGATCAACCCAGCGCCCGTCATCCTTGATTAAATTGATCAATTCTGCCACGCCATCAGCTTCGGGAACTTTTTTGATTTCATCGCGCCCACGATACAAAGAAATAAAACCGGGTTGTCTGCCCACATAACCATAATCAGCATCAGCCATTTCTCCCGGTCCATTGACGATACAACCCATCACGGCAATATCTAAACCCGTTAAATGCTTAGTAGCTTCGCGCACCTTGTGCAAAACTTCCTCTAAATTAAACAAAGTACGACCACAGGAAGGACAAGCCACATATTCCACCATGGTTTTACGCAACCCTAAAGCCTGTAAAATACTATAACAAACAGGGATTTCTTTTTCGGGCGCTTCTGTGAGCGAAACTCTAATGGTGTCGCCGATGCCTTCCGCTAAAAGGGTGGCAATACCAGCAGTAGATTTAATACGCCCGTATTCCCCGTCTCCTGCTTCCGTTACTCCTAAATGTAAAGGGTAATCCATGCCGAAATCATCCATTCTTTTCGCCATCAAACGATAAGCAGCCAACATGACAGGCACTCTTGAGGCTTTCATGGAAATGACTAGATTACGAAAATCGAGGGATTCACAAATGCGGATAAATTCCAAAGCAGATTCCACCATCCCTTCAGGGGTATCACCATAGGTAAAGAGCATTCTTTCCGCCAAAGAACCATGGTTAACGCCGATACGCATGGCTTTTCCTTGATCCCTTAAGGAAATCACCAAGGGTTCGAGAGTTTCCCTAATTTTGTCGCCAATTTGCTCAAATTCGCTGTCACTGTATTCCGTGCGATCATTTTTCGGTTTTTCAAAAACGTATAAGCCCGGATTGATGCGCACTTTATCAACGTGTTTGGCAACCTCAAGGGCAATTTTCATGCCGTTATGGTGAACATCTGCCACAATGGGAACAGGTTGATAGGTAGAGGCTAATTTTTCTTTAATTTCTGCTAAGGCTTTGGCGTGTGCCATACTAGGCACAGTAACGCGCACAATTTCGCAACCGATTTCATGGAGACGGCGAATCCCTGCCACAGAACCATCTATATCGAGGGTGTCTTCATTAATCATCGATTGTACTACCACGGGGTTATTACCTCCCACCATGACGTTACCAACTCTCACAGGGCGTGTTTGACGGCGGTGAATAGTGGTGTCAAAGAGGTGGAGGGCGCTGGGTTTTTCGATAGTTTGCATAGATTTACAGGGATAACTGCTATATTTCCTTTTTGTTAATTATTTTACCTTTAAAGGGGTAAGCTCAAAAGGTTAAAAATTAATGTTATTGCTTTTAAGAGATTATCCCACTATAGTTTTGTCAGAATAAGAGTATGATTTCCAAGTCTTAAATTAAGAGAAAATAGTTGTAAACAGAAGTAGATAAAATCAAGAGGCAATCTTAGTTTCTTTTTTAGTTAAACTTTCTTCTAATAGCGAATTAATTAAACTATTTATAGTCATCTTCTCTTTTTTTGCTAATGTTTCTAAACGTTGGTATAAATTTTCAGGTATTTGCTGAATAAAATTATCCTTGTTTTTCTTGCTACTCAACGGTTTAGGAATCGGAAAACCCATACTTTCTAAAGCATTAATAGTTTCTTGTAAAGCGTCAAAACCGTTTTTCATTGCTTCTTCTGGAGTTTCACCGTCAGAAATACATTCATTAAAATCAGGAAAAGAAATTAAATAACCACCGCCTTCTTCTTCCCTTAATGGTCTTATTTCAAAAGAATATAAAAATAAATTATTCATAACTTTAATTCTCCACAAAATCGATAAACTTTTTAATATAAATTGGTTTAATTGGACCATGTGCAGGTATTGGTAATGTTTTCCCATCACTTCTAACAAAAACCACATGAGAAGTACCTTTTTGTCTCCATTCTATACCAATATTTTGTGCAACAGTTTTCACGTTTTCAATCCGCCAATCATGGAGATTGAGTTTCATTTTTGCTAAAATTCTATCAGCTTTGCTCATTATCAGTATTTTTGAGAATATGGGGTAATGCTTGATTTTAGAAATAATTTCGGATAATTTAAAATATCCATAACTTTTCCGCTAATTTTTTTCCCATAACTCATTATCCTAGTAAAGTTAAGTTTTTGACAAAGTTAAGTTAGATATTTAATTTACAAACCAAGATGGATGAATAGATTCTTTACAAATGCGTCTTACCTTAAAACGGATTGATAAAACTGGGAAAATTGCTCTTGAAAGACTTTAACGCTATATTTTTCAGCATTGAGACGACATTGATAAGGGTTGAATAAGGATTTTTTTTCCTCAAATATCTTGACTGCTTCCATTAGAGATTCCTTATTTTGTTCTTTAAATAATACACCTGTACCATTTTTTGGATATTCTCGAATATCTAACACTGTTTCCCCAGCGCCCCCCACCGCATAAGCAATTACAGGTGTACCACAGGCTTGAGCTTCCACTATGGCAATACCAAAATCTTCTAACGCCCCATACACAAAACAACGCGCTTTTGCTAAATAATATTTCATGGTGGCAAAATCAACGCGCCCTAAAAAAGTAATGTTACTTTTTGCCATGGATTTGAGGGAGTTATATTCACCACCATCACCGATAATTAGCAATGGTTTGCCCAATTCGTTAAAGGCTTCTACTAATAAACTAACTTTTTTGTAGCTCACTAATCGACACACTGTAATGTAAAAATCTTCTTTTTCCACCTGTAAAGGAAAATCATCCACCGCCACAGGAGGATAAATTACCGTTGCTTCACGCCCATAACAGCGCCCGATGCGCTTGGCGATGTGGTGAGAATTAGCAATGAAATAATCCACTCGATGACTAGAAATTACATCCCATTGCCGTAGTTGATGTAATATGTAACGAGCTACAAAACTTTTAAAGCCTTTACCGCTATCCCGTAAATAATCAAAAGTTAAATCCCAAGCGTAACGCATGGGGGAATGGCAGTAACAAATATGTACTTGATAAGGAGTAGTAATCACTCCCTTAGCTACAGCATGGGAGGAAGATATAATGACATCGTACCCTGTTAAATCTAACTGCTCAATAGCTAAAGGAAAAAACGGTAAATATTGCTGAATGTGACGGGCGCTGGAAGGCAAATGCTGTAGAAATGTTGTGCCAATTTTTCGCTTATATAAATAGCTATTAGGATTAGTGGATTCAAAGTCAATCAAAGCATATAAATCAGCAGAGATAATGTTTAAAATTTCCTTAACTACTAATTCTGCACCCCCTGTGGCATAGGGGGTTAACCATTCATGAACTAAAGCCGTTTTCATGCCTAAAATTCGTCATTACTAGACTGATTATCTCTCTTTGAGCCTAATAAGTCTAAACGATCTACTTTAATAACAGGTTTAGAAC
The nucleotide sequence above comes from Cyanobacterium sp. T60_A2020_053. Encoded proteins:
- the ispG gene encoding (E)-4-hydroxy-3-methylbut-2-enyl-diphosphate synthase, which gives rise to MQTIEKPSALHLFDTTIHRRQTRPVRVGNVMVGGNNPVVVQSMINEDTLDIDGSVAGIRRLHEIGCEIVRVTVPSMAHAKALAEIKEKLASTYQPVPIVADVHHNGMKIALEVAKHVDKVRINPGLYVFEKPKNDRTEYSDSEFEQIGDKIRETLEPLVISLRDQGKAMRIGVNHGSLAERMLFTYGDTPEGMVESALEFIRICESLDFRNLVISMKASRVPVMLAAYRLMAKRMDDFGMDYPLHLGVTEAGDGEYGRIKSTAGIATLLAEGIGDTIRVSLTEAPEKEIPVCYSILQALGLRKTMVEYVACPSCGRTLFNLEEVLHKVREATKHLTGLDIAVMGCIVNGPGEMADADYGYVGRQPGFISLYRGRDEIKKVPEADGVAELINLIKDDGRWVDP
- a CDS encoding type II toxin-antitoxin system HicB family antitoxin is translated as MNNLFLYSFEIRPLREEEGGGYLISFPDFNECISDGETPEEAMKNGFDALQETINALESMGFPIPKPLSSKKNKDNFIQQIPENLYQRLETLAKKEKMTINSLINSLLEESLTKKETKIAS
- a CDS encoding glycosyltransferase, coding for MKTALVHEWLTPYATGGAELVVKEILNIISADLYALIDFESTNPNSYLYKRKIGTTFLQHLPSSARHIQQYLPFFPLAIEQLDLTGYDVIISSSHAVAKGVITTPYQVHICYCHSPMRYAWDLTFDYLRDSGKGFKSFVARYILHQLRQWDVISSHRVDYFIANSHHIAKRIGRCYGREATVIYPPVAVDDFPLQVEKEDFYITVCRLVSYKKVSLLVEAFNELGKPLLIIGDGGEYNSLKSMAKSNITFLGRVDFATMKYYLAKARCFVYGALEDFGIAIVEAQACGTPVIAYAVGGAGETVLDIREYPKNGTGVLFKEQNKESLMEAVKIFEEKKSLFNPYQCRLNAEKYSVKVFQEQFSQFYQSVLR